The following are from one region of the Actinoplanes sp. L3-i22 genome:
- a CDS encoding LytR C-terminal domain-containing protein: MGFTRLRAYLVVGVLVVAAMVAVGIAVFRDSQGGTTAGSDCPAGTTPANLALPKEASQVKLRVLNGTKTPGLAEAVSDEFKDRGFVMQPAKDNKTKVAQVAVIQYGPKAIGAAQWIRAYFLGEAKPEYVPTRTTDVVDVVIGSKFQDLATFTEVNQSMAQIGTPSAPPGTCAIGA; the protein is encoded by the coding sequence ATGGGTTTCACACGCCTGAGGGCGTATCTGGTGGTCGGCGTCCTGGTGGTCGCCGCGATGGTGGCCGTCGGGATCGCGGTGTTCCGGGACAGTCAGGGCGGGACGACAGCGGGCAGTGACTGCCCGGCGGGCACCACGCCGGCCAATCTCGCGCTGCCGAAAGAGGCGAGTCAGGTGAAACTGCGGGTGCTCAACGGCACCAAGACGCCGGGTCTGGCCGAGGCGGTCAGCGACGAGTTCAAGGACCGGGGCTTCGTGATGCAGCCGGCCAAGGACAACAAGACCAAGGTCGCCCAGGTCGCCGTCATTCAGTACGGGCCGAAGGCGATCGGCGCCGCGCAGTGGATCCGGGCCTACTTCCTCGGCGAGGCCAAGCCGGAGTACGTGCCCACCCGGACCACCGACGTGGTCGACGTGGTGATCGGGTCGAAGTTCCAGGACCTGGCCACGTTCACCGAGGTCAACCAGTCGATGGCGCAGATCGGCACGCCGTCGGCGCCGCCCGGCACCTGCGCGATCGGGGCCTGA
- a CDS encoding GH1 family beta-glucosidase, which produces MNPFDLPEMPAGFVWGAATAAYQIEGAVAEDGRGDSIWDTFCRRPGVIAGGGSGAVACDSYHRWRDDVDLLDGLGVDAYRFSVAWPRVLPAGHGAVNRAGLDHYDRLVDALCERGIRPFVTLYHWDLPQALEDEGGWRSRDTAERFADYAAVVAGRLGDRAGDWITLNEPYVSAIAGYAEGRHAPGAREGHGALAAAHHLLVGHGLAVEALRSVRPQARVGITLNLSPAVPATATAADEAAANRMDLLLNRQFTDPVLGGTYPDGFERLYAGVSDLSFRRPGDLELIGAPLDFLGVNYYYRIHAADVPYEQSDPVKRTANDIGVRSAPRPGVPLTDLGWPIEPQGLYDTLTGLAGRYPGLPPVYVTENGVAEVRDDPGADPARIRFVAEHLAAAARAVTDAGVDLRGYFYWSLIDNFEWARGYGPRFGLAHVDYSTGTRTPRASYHWLREQLTLRTQK; this is translated from the coding sequence ATGAACCCGTTCGACCTGCCCGAGATGCCGGCCGGCTTCGTCTGGGGGGCCGCCACCGCGGCCTACCAGATCGAGGGGGCGGTGGCCGAGGACGGCCGCGGCGACTCGATCTGGGACACCTTCTGCCGCCGGCCGGGCGTGATCGCCGGCGGCGGCTCCGGCGCGGTGGCCTGCGACAGCTACCACCGCTGGCGCGACGACGTCGACCTGCTGGACGGGCTCGGGGTGGACGCGTACCGGTTCTCGGTCGCCTGGCCCCGGGTGCTGCCGGCCGGGCACGGCGCGGTGAACCGGGCCGGCCTGGACCACTACGACCGGCTCGTCGACGCGCTGTGCGAACGGGGCATCCGGCCGTTCGTCACGCTCTACCACTGGGACCTGCCGCAGGCGCTGGAGGACGAGGGCGGCTGGCGGTCCCGGGACACCGCGGAGCGCTTCGCCGACTACGCGGCGGTGGTCGCCGGGCGGCTCGGCGACCGCGCGGGGGACTGGATCACGCTCAACGAGCCGTACGTGTCGGCGATCGCCGGCTACGCCGAGGGCCGCCACGCCCCCGGGGCCCGGGAGGGGCACGGGGCGCTCGCCGCCGCGCACCACCTGCTCGTCGGGCACGGCCTGGCCGTCGAGGCGCTGCGCTCGGTCCGCCCGCAGGCGCGGGTCGGCATCACGCTCAACCTGTCCCCGGCCGTGCCGGCCACCGCCACCGCCGCCGACGAGGCCGCCGCGAACCGGATGGACCTGCTGCTCAACCGGCAGTTCACCGACCCGGTCCTGGGCGGTACCTACCCGGACGGGTTCGAGCGCCTCTACGCCGGGGTGAGCGACCTGTCCTTCCGGCGCCCCGGTGACCTGGAGCTGATCGGCGCCCCGCTGGACTTCCTCGGGGTCAACTACTACTACCGGATCCACGCCGCCGACGTGCCGTACGAGCAGAGCGACCCGGTCAAACGCACCGCGAACGACATCGGGGTCCGGTCGGCGCCCCGGCCCGGGGTGCCGCTCACCGACCTGGGCTGGCCGATCGAGCCGCAGGGCCTCTACGACACGCTGACCGGGCTGGCCGGGCGGTACCCGGGCCTGCCGCCGGTCTACGTGACCGAGAACGGCGTCGCCGAGGTGCGCGACGACCCCGGCGCCGACCCGGCCCGCATCCGGTTCGTCGCCGAGCACCTGGCCGCGGCGGCCCGGGCGGTCACCGACGCGGGGGTGGACCTGCGCGGCTACTTCTACTGGTCACTGATCGACAACTTCGAGTGGGCGCGGGGCTACGGTCCACGGTTCGGGCTCGCCCACGTGGACTATTCGACCGGTACCCGGACACCCCGGGCGAGTTACCACTGGCTGCGGGAGCAGCTCACCCTCCGTACGCAAAAATGA
- a CDS encoding carbohydrate ABC transporter permease, with protein MLAVVAGSVFPLYWSLVVSSQTSEAVAQVPPVLIPGGHLFDNIARVFDTTDFARALLNSLLVSTSVTVSVVFFSTLAGFAFAKLRFRGRKPLLVLAIATSVVPQQLGIIPLYLLMAKLGWTDQLAAVIVPGLVTAFGVFFMTQYLGRAVPDELLEAGRIDGCTTFGLYWHVVLPAARPAAAVLGLFTFMQAWNDFFWPLVVLQNNATVQVALSSLASGYTTDYTLTLTGTLLATLPILVIFMVLGRQIVGGIMQGAIKG; from the coding sequence CTGCTCGCGGTCGTCGCCGGGTCGGTCTTCCCGCTCTACTGGTCGCTGGTCGTGTCGTCGCAGACCAGCGAGGCGGTCGCCCAGGTGCCCCCGGTCCTGATCCCCGGCGGCCACCTGTTCGACAACATCGCGCGGGTCTTCGACACCACCGACTTCGCCCGGGCGCTGCTCAACTCGCTGCTGGTCAGCACGTCGGTCACGGTCTCCGTGGTGTTCTTCTCCACGCTCGCCGGGTTCGCCTTCGCCAAGCTGCGCTTCCGCGGCCGGAAACCGCTGCTGGTGCTCGCGATCGCCACCTCGGTGGTGCCGCAGCAGCTCGGCATCATCCCGCTCTACCTGCTGATGGCCAAGCTCGGCTGGACCGACCAATTGGCCGCGGTGATCGTGCCCGGCCTGGTCACCGCGTTCGGCGTCTTCTTCATGACCCAGTACCTCGGCCGCGCGGTCCCCGACGAGCTGCTCGAGGCCGGCCGGATCGACGGCTGCACCACCTTCGGCCTGTACTGGCACGTCGTGCTGCCGGCCGCCCGCCCCGCGGCGGCGGTGCTCGGGCTGTTCACGTTCATGCAGGCGTGGAACGATTTCTTCTGGCCGCTCGTCGTCCTGCAGAACAACGCCACCGTCCAGGTCGCGCTCTCCTCGCTGGCCAGCGGCTACACCACCGACTACACGCTCACCCTGACCGGCACGCTGCTGGCCACGCTCCCGATCCTGGTGATCTTCATGGTCCTCGGCCGGCAGATCGTCGGCGGCATCATGCAAGGAGCAATCAAAGGATGA
- a CDS encoding carbohydrate ABC transporter permease encodes MTLPALSRLDTKGSPYLYVLPFFLLFGAFGLFPLIYTGYVSFNDWNLLDAGEHTWVGLANYRELLHDPYFWNALGNTLSIWLLSTVPQLLAALWIAHLLNHRLRARTSLRMGVLLPNITSIVAVTIVFTQMFGRDFGMINWLLGLIGVGPVDWQANTWSSHLAISVIVAWRWTGYNALIYLASMQAIPHDLYEAAELDGASSGQQFRRITVPQLRPTIIFTAVISTIGGLQIMAEPLLFAGTSTPTGGSDRQFQTAALFMYEQGFREFRFGYASAIAWTLCLVIAVFAVANYLLTRRIADDEE; translated from the coding sequence ATGACCCTCCCCGCACTGAGCCGGCTCGACACGAAGGGCTCGCCGTACCTCTACGTCCTGCCGTTCTTCCTGCTCTTCGGCGCGTTCGGGCTGTTCCCGCTGATCTACACCGGGTACGTCTCGTTCAACGACTGGAACCTGCTGGACGCCGGCGAGCACACCTGGGTCGGCCTGGCCAACTACCGCGAGCTGCTGCACGACCCGTACTTCTGGAACGCGCTGGGCAACACCCTGAGCATCTGGCTGCTCTCCACCGTCCCGCAGCTGCTCGCCGCGCTCTGGATCGCGCACCTGCTCAACCACCGGCTGCGCGCCCGGACCAGCCTGCGGATGGGCGTGCTGCTGCCGAACATCACCTCGATCGTGGCCGTCACGATCGTCTTCACCCAGATGTTCGGCCGCGACTTCGGCATGATCAACTGGCTGCTCGGCCTGATCGGGGTCGGCCCGGTCGACTGGCAGGCCAACACCTGGAGCTCACACCTGGCCATCTCGGTCATCGTGGCCTGGCGCTGGACCGGCTACAACGCGCTGATCTACCTGGCCTCGATGCAGGCCATCCCGCACGACCTCTACGAGGCCGCCGAGCTCGACGGCGCGTCGTCCGGCCAGCAGTTCCGGCGGATCACCGTGCCGCAGCTGCGCCCGACGATCATCTTCACCGCGGTCATCTCCACGATCGGCGGCCTGCAGATCATGGCCGAGCCGCTGCTGTTCGCCGGCACCTCGACCCCGACCGGCGGCTCCGACCGGCAGTTCCAGACCGCCGCGCTGTTCATGTACGAGCAGGGCTTCCGGGAGTTCCGGTTCGGCTACGCCTCGGCGATCGCCTGGACGCTCTGCCTGGTCATCGCGGTCTTCGCGGTCGCCAACTACCTGCTCACCCGGCGCATCGCCGACGACGAGGAGTAG
- a CDS encoding extracellular solute-binding protein, producing MRLSRTARVLAAATAAAVMLTACGSGGGAGSDGGDITLNVNLFGNFGYQELYKEYSQAHPTIKIAEHTAAYNDHHRDLATHLATGTGAGDIEGVDTGFIAQMRAVGKQFTDLGTDRASQYLPWKWQASLTKDGRQIGYGTDVGGLAICYRRDLFEQAGLPADRDAVSALWASGWDKYIAAGKQYTAKAPKGTAFFDGGGALYNAVIGQAPEGFYAADDSIVVGTNPEVRKAWDLVVQAIQSNLSAKLIESSPEWNNGFAKGQFATIACPAWMMTKIKDQAKAYAGKWDVAAVPGGGGNWGGSYLTVPKQGKHVDEAKKLAAWLTAPEQQARIFTSKGLLPSIPALYDKPEIAQFKDPFFNNAPVGTIFTTAAKQLKPQYQGPRTGDIQTTIRDGLVRVEQGKQTSEQSWQQTVSDVGRLKK from the coding sequence ATGCGTCTGTCCCGAACAGCGCGCGTCCTCGCCGCGGCCACGGCCGCCGCAGTGATGCTGACCGCCTGCGGCTCCGGCGGTGGCGCCGGCAGCGACGGCGGCGACATCACGCTCAACGTCAACCTGTTCGGCAACTTCGGCTACCAGGAGCTGTACAAGGAGTATTCGCAGGCGCATCCGACCATCAAGATCGCCGAGCACACCGCCGCCTACAACGACCACCACCGGGACCTGGCCACCCACCTGGCCACCGGGACCGGGGCCGGCGACATCGAGGGCGTCGACACCGGCTTCATCGCGCAGATGCGGGCGGTCGGCAAGCAGTTCACCGACCTGGGCACCGACCGCGCGTCGCAGTACCTGCCCTGGAAGTGGCAGGCGTCGCTGACCAAGGACGGCCGGCAGATCGGGTACGGCACCGACGTCGGCGGCCTGGCCATCTGTTACCGCCGCGACCTGTTCGAGCAGGCCGGCCTGCCCGCGGACCGGGACGCGGTGTCCGCGCTGTGGGCCTCCGGCTGGGACAAGTACATCGCGGCCGGCAAGCAGTACACCGCGAAGGCGCCGAAGGGCACGGCGTTCTTCGACGGCGGGGGAGCGCTGTACAACGCCGTGATCGGGCAGGCGCCGGAGGGCTTCTACGCCGCCGACGACAGCATCGTGGTCGGCACCAACCCCGAGGTGCGCAAGGCCTGGGACCTGGTCGTGCAGGCGATCCAGAGCAACCTGTCGGCCAAGCTGATCGAGAGCTCGCCGGAGTGGAACAACGGCTTCGCCAAGGGCCAGTTCGCCACGATCGCCTGTCCCGCCTGGATGATGACCAAGATCAAGGACCAGGCCAAGGCGTACGCCGGCAAGTGGGACGTGGCCGCGGTCCCCGGTGGCGGCGGGAACTGGGGCGGGTCGTACCTGACCGTCCCCAAGCAGGGCAAGCACGTCGACGAGGCGAAGAAGCTGGCCGCCTGGCTGACCGCCCCGGAGCAGCAGGCCCGGATCTTCACCTCGAAGGGGCTGCTGCCGTCGATCCCGGCGCTCTACGACAAGCCGGAGATCGCCCAGTTCAAGGATCCGTTCTTCAACAACGCGCCGGTCGGCACGATCTTCACCACCGCCGCGAAGCAGCTCAAACCGCAGTACCAGGGCCCGCGCACCGGTGACATCCAGACCACCATCCGCGACGGCCTCGTCCGGGTCGAGCAGGGCAAGCAGACCTCCGAACAGTCCTGGCAGCAGACCGTCAGCGACGTCGGACGTCTCAAGAAATAG
- a CDS encoding LacI family DNA-binding transcriptional regulator, with protein sequence MARRCGVSVATVSRVFNSPEVVSQQTRQLVLGMAVEIGYLPNESARTLATKKSNMVGLVWDTDHRRPGWRHPFLQDILVALKSALSAQGLHLLMLAPDQSPGLDERQRFRRAVQRHNVDGVVIIDNGSRDPAVLALADAGVPCVALDLRFTGPSCTYVTSDNTGGGRLAAQHLIERGHRRIATITGPPPAWPAVDRLAGFRAALAEAGVPLDDADVVAGDWYLERGYIAMKQLLARDPRPTAVFAAGDEMAVGALRAGHEAGLRVPGDLAIIGFDDIEVAALIPPGLTTIAQDKTGIGTAAAESIMAMLLGTATPAPTALPTTLIVRGST encoded by the coding sequence TTGGCACGTCGGTGCGGCGTTTCCGTCGCCACCGTCTCCCGGGTCTTCAACTCACCGGAGGTGGTCAGCCAGCAGACCCGTCAGCTCGTGCTCGGCATGGCCGTCGAGATCGGCTACCTGCCGAACGAGTCGGCCCGCACCCTCGCGACCAAGAAGTCCAACATGGTCGGCCTGGTCTGGGACACCGACCACCGCCGGCCCGGGTGGCGGCACCCGTTCCTGCAGGACATCCTGGTCGCGCTGAAGAGCGCGCTCAGCGCCCAGGGGCTGCACCTGCTGATGCTCGCGCCCGACCAGAGCCCCGGGCTCGACGAACGGCAGCGCTTCCGGCGCGCGGTCCAGCGGCACAACGTCGACGGCGTGGTGATCATCGACAACGGCAGCCGGGACCCGGCCGTGCTCGCCCTCGCCGACGCCGGGGTGCCCTGCGTCGCGCTGGACCTGCGCTTCACCGGGCCGTCCTGCACGTACGTCACGTCGGACAACACCGGCGGCGGGCGCCTGGCCGCGCAGCACCTGATCGAACGCGGTCACCGGCGGATCGCGACCATCACCGGGCCGCCGCCCGCCTGGCCGGCCGTGGACCGGCTGGCCGGGTTCCGGGCCGCGCTCGCCGAGGCCGGCGTGCCCCTCGACGACGCCGACGTGGTGGCCGGTGACTGGTATCTGGAGAGGGGCTACATCGCCATGAAGCAGCTGCTCGCGCGGGATCCCCGGCCGACCGCGGTGTTCGCGGCCGGCGACGAGATGGCGGTCGGGGCGCTGCGGGCCGGGCACGAGGCCGGCCTGCGGGTGCCCGGCGACCTCGCGATCATCGGGTTCGACGACATCGAGGTGGCGGCGCTGATCCCACCCGGACTCACCACGATCGCCCAGGACAAGACCGGCATCGGCACGGCCGCCGCCGAATCGATCATGGCGATGCTGCTCGGCACCGCCACCCCGGCGCCGACCGCGTTGCCCACCACCCTGATCGTCCGCGGCTCGACCTGA